Proteins from a single region of Pelodiscus sinensis isolate JC-2024 chromosome 29, ASM4963464v1, whole genome shotgun sequence:
- the NR1D1 gene encoding nuclear receptor subfamily 1 group D member 1: MAALDSNNNTGGVISYVGSSGSSPSRTSPVSLCSDSSNGSFQSGPPAFACYLPPSPTGSLTQDSRPYGTGLQGPREDGSPSSSSSSSSYSCSGTSPGGLQVAMDDGRRVSPSKTTSNITKLNGMVLLCKVCGDVASGFHYGVHACEGCKGFFRRSIQQNIQYKKCLKNENCSVIRINRNRCQQCRFKKCLSVGMSRDAVRFGRIPKREKQRMLAEMQSAMNMANNQLSGQCPPEGAPLGHPQPANPLPCHQPQLPASPPPPPPCFSQFPQQLTPPRSPSPTEAMEDVISQVTRAHKEIFVYAHDKLGTGPPPPCDNWESRRHANSYHSNSLCRHDNNNLPHLDASRFPAWPPSACHQNNLNSHRLCPTGYQEAESPAGHGCPWQRGTKDILLACPMNAHPHGRSGRTGQEIWEDFSLSFTPAVREVVEFAKHIPGFKDLSQHDQVALLKAGTFEVLMVRFASLFNVKEQTVMFMSRTTYSLEELWGMGMGDLLSSMFEFSEKLSSLELTEEELGLFTAVVLVSADRSGMENTASVEQLQETLIRALRALILKNHPTETSRFTKLLLKLPDLRTLNNMHSEKLLSFRIDAQ, encoded by the exons gtgGCGTGATCAGCTACGTGGGCTCCAgtggctcctctcccagccgcaCGAGCCCCGTCTCCTTGTGCAGCGACAGCTCCAACGGCAGCTTCCAGTCCGGCCCCCCTGCCTTCGCCTGCTACCTCCCGCCCTCGCCCACCGGCTCCCTGACCCAGGACTCGCGGCCCTACGGCACCGGCCTGCAGGGCCCGCGGGAGGatggctccccttcctcctcctcctcctcctcctcgtacAGCTGCTCCGGGACCTCCCCCGGGGGCCTGCAGGTCGCCATGGATGATGGGCGGCGAGTCTCTCCCAGCAAGACCACCAGCAATATCACCA agctgaacggGATGGTTCTGCTTTGCAAAGTGTGTGGAGATGTCGCCTCGGGCTTCCACTATGGGGTCCATGCCTGCGAGGGCTGCAAg gGTTTCTTCCGGCGCAGCATCCAGCAAAACATCCAGTACAAAAAGTGCCTGAAAAATGAGAACTGCTCCGTCATTCGGATCAACCGGAACCGGTGCCAGCAGTGCCGCTTCAAGAAATGTCTCTCGGTCGGCATGTCCCGAGACG CCGTGCGCTTCGGGCGCATCCCCAAGCGGGAGAAGCAGCGAATGCTGGCGGAGATGCAGAGCGCCATGAACATGGCCAACAACCAGCTGAGCGGGCAGTGCCCGCCGGAGGGCGCCCCGCtggggcacccccagcctgccaacCCGCTGCCGTGTCATCAGCCCCAGCTGCCCGCCTCCCCGCCGCCGCCACCCCCCTGCTTCTCCCAGTTCCCCCAGCAGCTCACGCCCCCCCGCTCGCCCAGCCCCACGGAGGCCATGGAGGACGTCATCTCGCAGGTGACCCGGGCGCACAAGGAGATCTTCGTCTACGCCCACGACAAGCTGGGCACGGGGCCGCCGCCGCCCTGCGACAACTGGGAGAGTCGCCGCCACGCCAACAGCTACCACAGCAACAGCCTCTGCCGCCACGACAACAACAACCTGCCCCACCTCGACGCGTCCCGCTTccccgcctggccccccagcgcctgCCACCAGAACAACCTGAACAGCCACCGGCTCTGCCCCACTGGCTACCAGGAGGCCGAGAGCCCGGCTGGCCACGGCTGCCCATGGCAAAGGGGCACTAAGGACATTCTGTTG GCGTGCCCCATGAACGCGCACCCGCACGGCAGGAGCGGCCGCACCGGGCAGGAGATCTGGGAGGACTTCTCGCTGAGCTTCACGCCCGCCGTCCGGGAGGTGGTGGAGTTCGCCAAACACATCCCCGGCTTCAAGGACCTGTCGCAGCACGACCAAGTGGCCCTGCTCAAAGCCGGCACCTTCGAG GTGCTGATGGTGCGGTTCGCCTCCCTGTTCAACGTGAAGGAGCAGACGGTGATGTTCATGAGCCGCACGACCTACAGcctggaggagctgtgggggATGGGCATGGGCGACCTGCTCAGCTCCATGTTCGAGTTCAGCGAGAAGCTCAGCTCCCTGGAGCTCacggaggaggagctggggctcTTCACCGCTGTCGTGCTGGTCTCGGCAG ACCGCTCCGGCATGGAGAACACGGCTTcggtggagcagctgcaggagactCTGATCCGTGCCCTGCGCGCGCTGATCCTCAAGAACCACCCCACGGAAACCTCGCGCTTCACCAAGCTGCTGCTCAAACTGCCCGACCTGCGCACCCTGAACAACATGCATTCCGAGAAACTGCTGTCCTTCCGCATCGACGCCCAGTAG